The genomic stretch GCTTTGAGTTTTTCTCGCAGATAACGCATTTGAATATTTTTATCAAAACACCATTTTGGGGCAAGCAATGTTTCATCGTGAGCCCCTGCGCTTACTCTTTGAATAACTACATCAGAAGGAATCATTTGCAGAGATTTTACAATCAAATCGGCATAATCGGTAAGCTCTATGGGTGTATAGTTTTTAGAATGGTAGAGTTTTTCTAAATAGGTTCCTGATACAACATAAAGGGGATGTATTTTTAACCCGTCTATTCCCCATTTTAAAACCGTTTGTAGAGAATGAAGCATCATTTCAGGAGTTTCTTTGGGAAGTCCATAGATTAAGTGTGCGCAGACTTTAATGCCTCTTTGCCTAGTTTTTTCAAACAACTCTTGCATACCTTGTGTTGAGTGTCCCCTATTGGTTGCTTTTAGTGTTTCATCATATACAGATTGTATCCCGTATTCCAGCCATATTTCTTTGCCTTTTTTGACATAATCTCCAAGCAAATCAAGCACCCGATCCTCAACGCAATCCACCCGTGTTCCAATGCTCATACCTACTACATTAGGAAGGGCTAAGGCTTCCTGATACAGGCGCTTAAGTGTTTCAAACGGGGCGTAAGTATTTGTATAGGATTGGAAATAAACCATATACTTCCTGACTGCAAATTTGTCTTTGTGAAAATTTGAATGCCATTTGAATTGTTCTTTAAGTTGGGCGACTTGATCTTCCAAAAGAGGATTTTGTGTGATTTTGAAATTCATTTCTACAGGCGAGGTATTTAAGTTTGAAATTTTAACGATACTAGGGGAGAAACTCTCATTTCTGCAATAGATGCACCCACCTTTTGCGACGCTTCCATCAATATTTGGGCAAGTAAATCCTTGAAGTGAAATAGGGATTTTTCTAACCCTTTGACCAAATTTTGATTTAAAATATCTTCCGATCGTAAGTATTTTTTTCAATTCTTTATTCCTGTAAATCTTCAATATAATTCTCATCAAAGCACGCTTGACAAAATTTTTCTTCACCAGCGTTTTGGATGCTATTTTTAAGTCCTTGCAAAGATAAAAAAGCCAATGAGTCTGCACCGATAAAATCTCTAACTTCTTCAATGGAATGATTGGCACAGATGAGTTGGGATTTATCTGGTGTATCCACGCCGTAATAGCAAGGAGATATGGTTGGAGGAGAGCTAATAAAGAGATGGATTTTTTTGGCCCCAGCTTGTCTTAGGATTTTGATGATTTGCTTGCTTGTAGTGCCGCGTACAATCGAATCATCAATAATAATGATTTCTTTTCCTTCAATGATTTCAGCTATAGGATTTAATTTTAATTTTACTTTTAGTTCTCTAGCGGATTGAGTGGGTTCAATGAAAGTTCGCCCCACATAATGGTTTCGAATAATGCCTAACTCAAAAGGAATGCCACTTTCTCTTGAATACCCTATGGCAGCGGCCACTCCGCTATCAGGAACAGGAATAACCATATCGGCTTTGATTTTATGTTCTTTGGCAAGCTCTATACCCATTTTTTTGCGGATTTCATAGACATTTCTTCCAAAAACTTTACTATCAGGGCGTGCAAAATAGACGTATTCAAAGATGCAAGGCTTAGGATTGGCAGCAAAGATTTTTATAGATTTTGGCATTGTGATATGTTTCGAATAAGCGCCTTCAAAAACAAGCATTTCACCAGGCTCTACATCTCGAACATATTCAGCCCCGATCAGATCAAATGCACAAGTTTCGCTTGCGACGATATAGCCTACACTACCATCGGGATTGGTAATTTTACCTAAACTCAAGGGTCGCAGTCCGTATTTATCTCGGACTGCAAACATTTTTGTTCTAGATAGAAAAATAAGGGCATAAGCACCTTCTATTTGGTTGATAGCATCAGTAATTCTATCGACTAATTGGTGTTTATGGCTTTTAGCGATGAGATGGATTAGATTTTCTGTGTCCAAATGGCTTTGGAATATAGCTCCATCTTCAATGAGGTTTTTTCTGACTTTTTTTGCATTGGTTAGATTTCCATTATGAACGATGGCTAATTCGCCAAGGCTATATTTTGCAAAAATTGGCTGACAATCATCAATCGAATCTTCTCCTGCTGTGGAATAGCGATTGTGACCAATGCTTGAATTCCCTTGCAGTTTTTTTAATGTATTTTCATCAAAGACTTTGGTCACTAAACCGCTATTTTTGTAAGTGGAAATCTTTTCCCCATTAGAAGAACTGATACCGCTGGCTTCCTGCCCTCTGTGCTGCATTGAAAAGAGTGAGTAGTAGCTGAGTATTGAGGCGTTGTATGCGTTATAGATACCTACAACTGCACATTTTTCATTCCAATCTTTCATACCAAATCCCCTTTAGCTCAAACATTATTATTCCATAATGTAACAAATAAATCATAAAGTATTTTACCGATTTTATTTGCTCTTTTCAGGCACAACGCAGAAATTTTCGACGATACATCCGTGGATAATAAAATAGTTAGTATCATCTTGATGTTCGTATGTGATATTGAAGTTTTGGGCATCCAATGTGTTTTTGATGATATACATACCCAACCCGAATCCTTCAGAATTTACTTTTGTAGAGTCTTTAAAATAAGGTCTGAAATATTCTTTGAAGTCCATTTTTAAGGGATTCCCTTTATTGGAAATGATAAGACTGTATTTGTCGGTATTGATAAGTACTTTTCCATCTGAACCGTATTTAATGGCATTATCCAAGAGATTTTTGACAGCTATTGCAAAAAGATCGAAATCAGCCTTGATTAAATCATTTGGGCTTAAAAGTGTAATTGGGTCAGTACTCATTTTGTCAATCAAGAGCATTTTTTTAGTGCATTCAATCAACTCATCGACTAAAAATTCTCTTTTATTAAGTTTATAGCTTTGAGAGGAGAGTTGTTCAATTTTTGCAAATTGGTTGATCAAGGTATTCAATCGTTCAAAAGCAGATGAGAGTCTTTCTTTTTGCAAAGGGTTTTCAACCATTTCTGCAGTGATCCTGCCTTTTGTAATTGGGGTTTTGAGTTCGTGCATAATAGAGCGGAGGAAAAGTGTTCTAGATTCATTGAGGGCGGCAATTTTTTTGATGGCATTGTTAAATTCATTTGCAAGTTCTCCAATTTCGTCTTGTTGATTGATTTTGCAATTGATATTGAGTTTACCGTTAGAAAAATATCGAATTTGTTGCCTGAGTCTTTTGAGAGGCAAAAGACTTTTTATCACCAATGCAAATAAAAACGTAAGCAGGAGTATCCCTGCAAACGTGATGAGATAATAGTTTTGGTAGGAGGTTTTAAACGTGTCTTTATAAAGCGTGACTTTATCTTGAGTTTCTAAGAGAATAAAAATTTCATTATTTTGCTTGATGGTTTTAGCTAACAAGCCATTAAAGCCAGCAGGAAATTTTTTGTAATTAAGCAAAACTTCTTTAATTTTGGCTTCAGAAGTTGTTTTAAATCCGAGATCTTTGAGATATTTTTCTATGAGTTCAATATTGCCGTTGTGGGCTAGAATTTGGTTGATGGTAGCAGTAAATTGTCTGTATTTGATTTCAGACTGGTTATCTTCGTATTCAATTTGAGATTTGATAAAATAAAAAGAGAAAGCGAAAAAACTAAATAGAGCAAATAAAAATAAGATGGCAATCTTAAAAAATATAGAAGTTTTCATTGATCGGGCTTTAAGATTCCAATTTGTAACCTACACCTCGGACGGAAATAATATACTTTGGTTTTTTGGGATCTTCTTCGATTTTGGCCCGCAATCTTCCGATGATAACATCAATGCTTTTATTTGAACTTTCTGGATTGATAGATTCTGATTCAATCGCAATCGCCTCTCGTGAAAATACGTGTCCTTTTTTGCTGATAAGCAGAGTAAGTATTTCGTATTCAGCACGCGTAAGATCTAGTTTTTTATCTTTAAAGAATACTTCTCGACTATCTTTGTCAATCTTAAAGATTGAGCTTTTATCTTTTTCTTCATTTTTTCCTCCCTTTTGATTGTAACGTCTTAAAAGGGATTGGATTCTAGCAAGCAGCTCTTTAGGATCGTAAGGTTTTGGAATATAATCATCAGCT from Helicobacter sp. 12S02232-10 encodes the following:
- a CDS encoding TIGR01212 family radical SAM protein (This family includes YhcC from E. coli K-12, an uncharacterized radical SAM protein.) → MKKILTIGRYFKSKFGQRVRKIPISLQGFTCPNIDGSVAKGGCIYCRNESFSPSIVKISNLNTSPVEMNFKITQNPLLEDQVAQLKEQFKWHSNFHKDKFAVRKYMVYFQSYTNTYAPFETLKRLYQEALALPNVVGMSIGTRVDCVEDRVLDLLGDYVKKGKEIWLEYGIQSVYDETLKATNRGHSTQGMQELFEKTRQRGIKVCAHLIYGLPKETPEMMLHSLQTVLKWGIDGLKIHPLYVVSGTYLEKLYHSKNYTPIELTDYADLIVKSLQMIPSDVVIQRVSAGAHDETLLAPKWCFDKNIQMRYLREKLKAAGIEY
- the purF gene encoding amidophosphoribosyltransferase, with product MKDWNEKCAVVGIYNAYNASILSYYSLFSMQHRGQEASGISSSNGEKISTYKNSGLVTKVFDENTLKKLQGNSSIGHNRYSTAGEDSIDDCQPIFAKYSLGELAIVHNGNLTNAKKVRKNLIEDGAIFQSHLDTENLIHLIAKSHKHQLVDRITDAINQIEGAYALIFLSRTKMFAVRDKYGLRPLSLGKITNPDGSVGYIVASETCAFDLIGAEYVRDVEPGEMLVFEGAYSKHITMPKSIKIFAANPKPCIFEYVYFARPDSKVFGRNVYEIRKKMGIELAKEHKIKADMVIPVPDSGVAAAIGYSRESGIPFELGIIRNHYVGRTFIEPTQSARELKVKLKLNPIAEIIEGKEIIIIDDSIVRGTTSKQIIKILRQAGAKKIHLFISSPPTISPCYYGVDTPDKSQLICANHSIEEVRDFIGADSLAFLSLQGLKNSIQNAGEEKFCQACFDENYIEDLQE
- a CDS encoding ArsS family sensor histidine kinase, with amino-acid sequence MKTSIFFKIAILFLFALFSFFAFSFYFIKSQIEYEDNQSEIKYRQFTATINQILAHNGNIELIEKYLKDLGFKTTSEAKIKEVLLNYKKFPAGFNGLLAKTIKQNNEIFILLETQDKVTLYKDTFKTSYQNYYLITFAGILLLTFLFALVIKSLLPLKRLRQQIRYFSNGKLNINCKINQQDEIGELANEFNNAIKKIAALNESRTLFLRSIMHELKTPITKGRITAEMVENPLQKERLSSAFERLNTLINQFAKIEQLSSQSYKLNKREFLVDELIECTKKMLLIDKMSTDPITLLSPNDLIKADFDLFAIAVKNLLDNAIKYGSDGKVLINTDKYSLIISNKGNPLKMDFKEYFRPYFKDSTKVNSEGFGLGMYIIKNTLDAQNFNITYEHQDDTNYFIIHGCIVENFCVVPEKSK
- a CDS encoding response regulator transcription factor; protein product: MLEVLMIEDDIELAEILSEYLKQHDINVTNYDEPYTGMSAIATQHYDLLLLDLTLPNLDGLEVCKRVAKQKNIPIIISSARSDLDDKIKALEYGADDYIPKPYDPKELLARIQSLLRRYNQKGGKNEEKDKSSIFKIDKDSREVFFKDKKLDLTRAEYEILTLLISKKGHVFSREAIAIESESINPESSNKSIDVIIGRLRAKIEEDPKKPKYIISVRGVGYKLES